In Grus americana isolate bGruAme1 chromosome 4, bGruAme1.mat, whole genome shotgun sequence, one genomic interval encodes:
- the PPEF2 gene encoding serine/threonine-protein phosphatase with EF-hands 2, whose amino-acid sequence MGSGSSVNANYKYSLQKSENAFKAAVLIQQWYRRYVARLEMRRRCTWRIFQSIEYACEQDQIKLHNFFSYLMDHFTPSSSKDRDFISRMFVSGESFKEAELEKYCDYESVEVPDSYTGPHLSFPLLPDHATALLEAFKQKQQLHARYVLNLLHETRKHLKQLPNISHVSTCYSEEVTVCGDLHGQLDDLFLIFYKNGLPSPSKSYVFNGDFVDRGKQSLEILIVLFTFLLIYPKEVHLNRGNHEDHMVNLRYGFCAGLIAMSRVSLSNPTELPFSCSFSYGFAKEVMQKYKVHGKKILKMIQNVFCWLPLATLIDQKVLIIHGGISDTTDLDMLEKIQRNKFISILRGKKRKESNRNVEIREINGESKVEADPAGNEAAPSLSLEPRPAQAPSMANRLEFSRWVRQTVQEQIEWCRRLADISDSEEEELTYSSVVSLTDLDGPCWTRQEEWKQILDILWSDPMPQEGCRVNTVRGGGCYFGPDVTGKILEKYNLQFLIRSHECKQEGYEFCHNRKVLTIFSASNYYEIGSNRGAYVKLGPDLVPHFVQYQANKTAHTLTMTQRISRVEESAFRALREKLFAHTSALISAFKAYDKDNTGRIMLSNWATAVESVLHLGLPWRMLRPQLVRSTADGMLEYKSWLNDLAMEQRSQERIQSSLLEVIYRNRSNLETIFRIIDRDHSGLISFEEFHQTWKLFSSHMNIELTDDGINDLVRSIDFNKDGNIDFNEFLEAFRLVKQSQ is encoded by the exons ATGGGATCTGGTAGTTCTGTAAACGCCAACTACAAGTACTCCCTGCAGAAGTCTGAAAATG CTTTCAAGGCAGCCGTCTTGATCCAACAGTGGTATCGGCGCTATGTTGCTCGGCTGGAAATGCGCCGACGTTGCACCTGGAGAATCTTTCAATCCATTGAGTATGCTTGCGAGCAGGATCAGATCAAG CTTCACAACTTTTTCAGTTACCTCATGGACCACTTCACgccaagcagcagcaaagata GGGATTTCATCAGTCGCATGTTCGTAAGTGGGGAAAGCTTcaaggaggcagagctggaaaaatacTGTGACTATGAATCCGTGGAGGTGCCAGACTCCTACACTGGACCCCATCTCTCTTTCCCACTCCTTCCTGACCATGCGACTGCCTTGCTGGAAGctttcaaacagaaacaa CAGCTCCACGCTCGCTATGTCTTAAACCTTCTGCATGAGACCAGGAAGCACCTCAAACAGTTGCCAAACATCAGTCACGTCTCCACCTGCTATAGCGAGGAGGTCACCGTGTGCG GAGACCTGCACGGCCAGCTGGATGACTTGTTCCTCATATTTTATAAG AATggccttccttccccttccaagTCCTACGTGTTCAACGGGGACTTCGTAGACAGAGGCAAACAGTCCCTCGAGATTCTCATCGTCCTCTTTACCTTCCTCTTGATCTATCCAAAGGAGGTTCATCTCAACCGCGGGAACCATGAGGACCACATGGTCAACTTACGGTACGGGTTCTGCGCGGGGCTGATCGCGATGTCAAGGGTGTCACTGTCAAATCCCACTGAACTTCCTTTCTCCTGTTCCTTTAGCTACGGTTTTGCCAAGGAAGTAATGCAGAAATACAAG GTGCACGGAAAGAAAATCTTGAAGATGATTCAGAATGTCTTCTGCTGGCTGCCCCTGGCCACCCTGATTGATCAGAAAGTTCTCATCATACACGGGGGCATCTCTGACACCACTGACCTGGACATGCTTGAGAAAATTCAAAGGAACAAA tttatttccatattaagagggaagaaaagaaaggagtcGAATAGAAATGTGGAAATACGGGAAATAAACGGGGAGAGCAAAGTAGAGGCTGACCCAGCAGGGAACGAGGCAGCCCCCAGTTTATCTCTGGAGCCCCGGCCGGCCCAGGCTCCCAGCATGGCCAACAGGCTGGAGTTCTCCAGGTGGGTCCGGCAGACGGTGCAGGAGCAAATTGAGTGGTGCCGCCGGCTGGCGGACATCAGCGactcggaggaggaggagctcaCCTATTCCAGTGTGGTCTCCTTGACGGATTTGGATGGGCCGTGCTGGACTCGCCAGGAGGAGTGGAAGCAG ATTTTAGACATTCTCTGGAGTGACCCCATGCCTCAGGAGGGCTGCAGAGTAAATACGGTGCGAGGTGGTGGCTGCTACTTTGGGCCTGACGTGACAGGGAAGATCCTCGAGAAGTACAACTTGCAGTTCCTCATCCGCTCCCACGAGTGCAAGCAAGAGGGCTACGAGTTCTGTCACAACCGGAAG GTGCTGACCATATTTTCGGCCTCAAACTACTATGAGATTGGCAGCAACAGGGGAGCCTACGTGAAACTGGGACCGGACCTCGTCCCCCATTTTGTTCAGTACCAAGCCAACAAGACGGCCCATACTCTCACTATGACCCAAAG AATCAGCAGAGTGGAGGAGTCGGCCTTTCGAGCTTTGCGGGAAAAGCTCTTTGCTCACACCTCAGCCCTCATCAGCGCATTCAAGGCCTACGATAAGGACAATACAG GAAGGATCATGCTGAGCAACTGGGCGACGGCAGTGGAGTCAGTCTTGCACCTGGGCTTGCCCTGGCGAATGCTGAGACCGCAGCTGGTGCGCAGCACGGCGGACGGCATGCTGGAGTACAAGTCCTGGCTCAACGACTTGGCCATGGAGCAGCGGAGTCAAGAG CGCATCCAGTCGAGCTTGCTGGAAGTAATTTATCGAAACAGATCCAACTTGGAGACCATATTCAGGATCATAGACAGAGATCATTCAG GCCTCATCTCGTTTGAGGAATTCCACCAAACCTGGAAGCTGTTCAGCTCCCACATGAACATTGAACTCACGGATGACGGGATCAACGACTTGGTTCGCAGCATTGATTTCAATAAGGATGGAAATATCGACTTCAATGAGTTCCTAGAGGCCTTTCGCCTTGTCAAACAGTCACAGTAG